The window ATGAGGAGTTCCAGAAGTTTGCAGGAGACATTGCTGAACTTGTCTCGCACCAGAATCCGGCTGACATTCAAATACTTTCAAACCTGACACTTGGAAACGCCACTGTCGAAGCAAAACGGCAGGAGCTTATACAGAAGATCGGCGAGAACCTGTCTGTCCGCAGGTTTGTCCGTTTTGAAACCAGCGGGAAGATCGCCTCGTATCTGCACGGTACGCGTATTGGAGTCATTGTGGACTATGAGGGAGGAGACGAACAGCTTGGCAAGGACCTCGCAATGCAGGTCGCGGCCTCCACCCCTCTTTATTTGAACCGTGAGACTGTGCCTGCCGAAGACCTTGACAGGGAGCGCGCTATTTTCGAGGCGCAGGCGAAGGAATCCGGCAAGCCAGCCAACGTTGTCGGCAAGATAGTTGAAGGCAAGCTTGAAAAATTTTTCGGAGATACCTGCCTTGTTGACCAACTCTTCATTAAAGATCCGGACGGCAAGCAAAAGGTCAAAGATATTCTTAAAGGCGCCGTCATCCGCAGGTTTGCCAGGTTCCAGGTCGGCGAGGGTATCGAGAAGAAGAAGGAAAATTTTTGCGAGGAGGTTGCCTCTCAGCTCAAGTAAGGCTGTGAATACCTATGGCACGAGCACGGTTCAAACGCGTATTACTTAAGTTAAGCGGCGAGGCCCTGATGGGCAGTAAGAATTTTGGAATTGACCAGAAGGTAGTACAATATATATCAAAAGAGCTTAAAGGCATTTCAAGGATGGGCGTTCAGATTGCAATCGTCATAGGCGGGGGGAACATATTCCGCGGGCTTGAAGCAAGCGCGGAGGGCATGGAGAGGACCTCGGCCGATTACATGGGTATGCTGGCGACAGCGTTAAACGCCCTTGCCCTGCAGAATGCATTAGAGGTGAACGGGATGCCGACAAGGGTATTGTCGGCTATAGAGATGCGCGAGCTTGCGGAGCCTTACATCAGGAGGAGGGCTGTCAGGCATCTTGAAAAAGGAAGGTTCATAATATTCGCATGCGGCACCGGCAATCCCTATTTCACAACAGACACGGCAGCGGCACTGAGGGCCATGGAGATAGGAGCTGATATTATATTGAAGGCAACAAAAGTCGACGGGGTATACACCAGCGATCCGATGAAAGATCCTTCAGCAAAAAGATTTTCGGAGATTACTTATATAGATGTCCTTAAGAAAGGTTTGAAGGTTATGGACTCAACCGCCATATCACTTTGTATGGACAATAACCTGCCGATAATGGTTTTCAGCCTTATGAAACGTGGCAATATCAAGAAAGTTTTAGAAGGCAAGAAGATCGGCACTGTGGTGAAAGGGGGAATTCCTCATGCAAAAAGAGGTTAAGAAACGGCTGTTGGACAAAATGGAAAAAGCCATAGAGGCTTTGAAAAAAGATCTCGGGGCCATAAGGACCGGCAGGGCTTCATTGTCTGTCTTTGACGGCATCACCATGGATTATTTCGGGACGCCGACTCCAATTAATCACGTTGCGACTTTAAGCGTTCCTGAAAGCAGGCTGATCACCATACAGCCGTGGGACCCTAAGATTATAGCCGACATTGAAAGGGCCATTCAGAAATCAGACCTCGGTTTAAACCCAAGCAATGACGGCAAGATCATCAGGATCGCCATTCCTCCGCTTACGGAAGAGCGCAGAAAAGATATTGTAAAGCATGTTCATAAAAGAGGCGAGGAGGCAAAGGTCGCCATCAGGAATATCCGCCGCGACGCCAATGAAGAAATAAAGAAACTCGAAAAAGATAAACACATAAGCGAAGACGATACCAAACGCTCGACAGAGGAAATACAAAAAACCACGGATATTTATATCAAGAAAGTAGACGATGTGATTTATCATAAAGAGACAGAAGTGATGGAAGTCTGAAACAAGCTGATAGCAATTAGCTGTCAGCAGGCAGCTTTAAGATTCGTTTACTGACTGCTGATCGCTAACTGCTAACCGCTATTTATAACTAAAGGAGGACTTATGGCTTTACGTGTAGGCATTAACGGTTTTGGAAGGATCGGCAGAAATTTTTTCAGGATATGCTCTAAAGAGCCCGCGATCGAAATTGTGGGGTTAAACGACCTCACAGACGCAAAAACACTCGCTCACATATTGCGCTATGATTCCGTTCACGGTACCTTTGACGCTGATATAAAGGTCAAGGAAAACAGCCTCGTGGTAAATGGCAGGGAAATAAAGGTCACTGCTTTGACAGACCCTGCTCAACTGCCCTGGAAGGACTTGAAGGTTGACGTAGTGCTTGAATCAACAGGCCGCTTTGTTGACAAGGCCGGGGCCTCAAAGCACCTCGACGCCGGCGCGGGCTGGGCCATTATATCCGCTCCCGCAAAAGAGCCTGACGCCACGATCTGCATGGGCGTAAATGAAGAAACCCTCGACGTATCAAAACACAAAATTATATCTAATGCTTCATGCACAACAAACTGCCTCGCTCCGATCGCAAAGGTCATTGACCAGAAGTTCACGATAAAGCGCGGCCTTATGACTACAATACATTCATATACAAATGACCAGCGCATACTCGACCTCCCTCACAAGGATTTGAGAAGGACGCGCGCGGCAGCCCTTTCGATGATACCGACAACAACAGGCGCCGCAAAGGCAGTCAGTTTGGTCCTGCCCCATTTAAAAGGCAAGCTGGACGGTTTTGCAATGAGAGTGCCCACCCCGAATGTATCCGTAGTGGACCTCGTAGCAGACGTTGAAAAAGAGGTGACCGCGGAATCAGTTAATGCGGCGCTCAAAGAAGCGGCTGAAGGCCAGCTCAAGGGTATATTGCAATACTGTGACGAGCCGCTTGTATCAATAGATTTCAACGGTAATCCGCATTCATCCATTGTTGACGCAGAGCTTACCAAAGTAATGCAGGGCAACATGGTAAAGGTGCTGTCCTGGTATGACAACGAATGGGGATACAGCACACGGTTAAAAGACCTTATGCTTTACATCGAAAAAAAGAGGTAACTAACAGTCATGGAAAACGGTCATTCTGTTCCAATAAAAGGGGTATTAAATAAACTTTCCATCAGGGACCTGGACATTAAGGACAAAAGGGTCTTCATACGCGTGGATTTCAATGTTCCGTTGGATGAAAATCTCAACATCACTGACGACAGAAGGATCCGTTCAGCGCTCCCGACGATAAATTACGCTATTGATGAAGGCGCTAAAATAATATTAGCGTCACACCTTGGAAGGCCCAAGGGCAAGCCTGACAAAAGATACAGCCTTATATCAGTTGCAAGAAGGCTCCAGCGTCTTATAAAGAAGGAGGTAAAATTCCTTCCCGACTGCATCGGGCCCGAAACAGAAGCGGCGGTCGGCAAGATGTCCGGCGGCGATATAATGCTCATTGAAAATCTGCGGTTTCACCCCGAGGAAGAAAAGAACGACGAAGAGTTCAGCAAAAAGCTGGCATCGATTGCCGATTACTATGTCAACGATGCCTTTGGCGCGGCCCACAGGAGCCATGCCTCAATAACCGGGATAACAAAATTTCTTCCGGCAGCGGCAGGCTTTCTCCTTCAAAAAGAGATCGAATACCTGCAGGGCGTCACCACACATCCGGTCAGGCCTTTTGTCGCGATCCTCGGAGGCGCCAAGGTTTCAGGAAAAATTGACGTTATCAAGAACCTCGAGAAGAAGGTCGATAAAGTCATCGTCGGCGGAGGTATGGCGTTCACCTTTTTGAAGGCCATGGGATACAATGTCGGAGACTCCCTTGTGGAAAATGAAATGTTAGGCCTTGCCAATGAAATAATCAAAAGCGTAACTTCCAAGGGGATAAAATTCTATCTCCCCGTAGACTGCGTCATCGCCCAGAGCATCGAGCCCGGCGCGGAAACAAAGCTCGTAACCGCCCAGGAAATACCAAACGGCTGGAAGGCTGTCGACATAGGCCCTGCGTCAGTAAAACTCTTTTCAGAGGCGCTGGAAAGCGCAAAGACCATTTTATGGAACGGCCCGATGGGTGTTTTTGAAGTGGACGCCTTTTCGCGCGGGACCTTTGCAATCGCGCACGCCGTTGCCGACGCATACGCGCTTACAATCGTAGGCGGCGGAGACACTGACCTCGCGGTAAGCAGGGCCGGCGTCGCTGAAAGCATCTCGTTTATCTCAACCGGCGGCGGAGCAGCGCTTGAGCTTCTTGAGGGCAGAGAACTTCCCGGCCTCATGGCATTGACTGAAAAATAATCACAGCCTGCCAATAAGGCAGGTATCCCTACGAATAGACACGTACGAGCACTAATAACTTGAACCATTAAGTTATTAGTGCTCCTTCTGCTTTAAGACGATGAGCTATTTTATTATTCGTGCCAATTCGTGAAATTCGTGGCTGATTCTATCTGTCATTCCCGCTCCAGTTCAATCAACGTCACTTCAGGATGGGAAAGAAAACGGACCGGAGGTCCCCACGTGCCGGTGCCGCGGCTTACGTAAAGATAAGAATTGGCAAGAGGGTTTGAAAGTCCTGAGTCAGACGGATAATAAAATTTCGTAAGCAGGCTGAAGGGGAAGATCTGCCCCTTGTGCGTGTGGCCTGAGAGTTGTAGATCAAAAAGGCCTGCCGAGTCTTTGTCCGCAAAAGGCCTGTGTTTGAGCAGAAGGGTAAACTTTCCATGGTCCAGCCCGGACAGTAATTCTTTCTCTGAAATATTTTTATAAAGTCCAAAAGCTTCTCCGGCAGGATCGTCAACGCCGGCGATATTTATTCCCGCCGCATTGACTGTTTCCCCTCTTAGAATTTTAAATCCTCCCTTCGTTGTGAAATCCAGCGCCTGCTTAAGCCCGGCGTAATACTCGTGATTGCCGGTTATAGCGAATTTCCCGTACCTTGGATTGACCTCATTTAAAAGTTTCTCCAGCCCCTCAAGCCTGTTGATCTGCCCGTCCACGAGGTCGCCTGTGGACACAAGAATGTCGGGATTTGCCGCTTTCACTTTGCCCAAGATCCTCTTCAATCTTTCCTCTCTTATAATCAGCCCGATGTGCACATCCGAGATCTGTGCTATTTTTAAACTGCTGATATTAGCCGGGAGCTTTGCGGTCTTGAACGTAACGTGTTCAACGCGAATATCCTTTGCATCAAAATAGCCGTAAGCGCTTATCGTGATTGAGAGCAGAAGCGGCACAAAAAAAGAAATTTTTGGTGAGGTAAACGCTGTCGATAAATTTCTTTTAACTATAAAACCAATGGACCGGCAAAGCTCAAATACTACAGAGGCGGAAACGAACAGGAACAAGGCCCCCATCCACAGATAACCGATATATGACATCACCCTTGCAATGAATTCAAATCCATGCCTTTCCGATGAATAAATTATGAACGGCGAGAAGATCATGACAGCCATAAAGGCGATAAGCGGGACAGCTTTTTTGATTTTAAACTTGAAAGCCGATCTTGCCTTAAAAAAGGCATACACATGCAGCAGGCCGTATATCAAAAAAAAGAATGCTAAAAATTTACTCAACACCGTCTCCCGATAACAAAAATACTGAGCAGAATGTTTTTTTATTATAGAAGATTTACCATGGGATTATTACAAAAGTAACAGAAAGGCAGGTTTTAAATCATTTGGAGATAGAATTCATACGCGACAACGATGACATATATTTTTATTGCGACAGGCAGGCCTATCCTTGTAATATTTACATTTTTAAACAGGCATAAAACAATCAGTGATAATGCGGTCACAACAAATTTAATGATTGAAAAAGGCAGAAAACCATATTCCAGGAAATGCGCCATGATAGGATTGGCCTCAATAACCTTGCCTTTTTCTATCAATACAAGAGTCAGATATGCGTCTAAACAACTGAGGCAAAGCAGGGACAAAATCACTATCAGGAGCCTTGTGCTGTACAAGTCCACAAAAAGGTAATTTTTTTTATCGGATTCTCTCCTGATGATCTTTCTTTTGCCGCCCCAAAAAGTGTATCTGCTGATAATAGGGGTAGGACATCTTCGTCTATCCGAAGAGTCTCTCATTTCCATCCCTATGCCGTAAGTGTCCATGTTCATATTATAGCTATAGTTCATCCCACAATATAATCATTTTCCACACGCAATATTCTATGGTAAATAACGAAGCAAGCCATATGCCATTGCGTAACATATTGATATTTCAGGAACGGTTTTTTCTTGTTCAAAACTAACTGTAAGATATTTCGACACTTTCAGAAAAATTTTAACATAAAGGCCAACCCTATATTTCTTTATCCCGGTATCCGCCGTTGCCTTCCTACTTTCTTTTATCGTTGGCCTCATTTCCGCCTACTGCTTGGTTCTTTTGATAAGAGACTATCTAAACTTGTTTCGTTTCGATTTCTTATTTGAGGCAACGATTCCCTTCCATCGCGTTTTTGAGTGCGGCAATTCGAGAGATTGTGTTTTTAGACGAATTTTGTTACGATTTTACCTCGCCATGGAAGACAGAGAAGCAAAATCCATAATCGAGGCAATTCTTTTTATAGCCGCTGAACCGTTGACCGTTGATTCGCTCAAAAATATTTTAGAGATGGACAAGGTTGAGGTTGAGAGGCTTGTCAAAGAGCTTGTCTCTGATTACATGATCAACAACACTGGCCTTCTAATCGCTGAAGTAGCGGAAGGAGTGCAGATGGCCACAAACCCCGCGTGCGCCCCTTGGGTGAAGAAGCTCCTGTCAACCGCGGTCCCCACAAAACTTTCCCAGCCGTCTCTTGAAACACTCGCCATAATCGCCTACAAACAGCCGATCATCAAGGCGGAGATTGAAGCTATCAGGGGGGTCAATTCAGACGGCGTTGTGAAAACACTGCTGGAAAGAAAACTCATAAAGTTGCTCGGCAGGAAGGAAGTCCCTGGCAGGCCTCTCATGTACGGCACGACAAAGGAGTTCCTCCAGTATTTCGGGCTGAAGGATTTAACAGAGCTGCCCACACTCAAAGAGTTTCAGGAGTTTGAAGTCCCTGAAGCGCCTGAATATCTTCCAGAGGGAGTTGAGACCCAGGAAACTTTCGCTGAAGAAGAATACGATTCAATGGTGCCGGATGACCCCGCGCTGAGTGAAACTCAACCTGCTGAAGAAACGGAAGGCGGCGCGGAACAGTTCACTGAAGAACAGGCAGCAGATGAGGCCGCGCCGCAAGAGGAAAAGTAAAATTATTTTTTCTCAGCCTTCTTGTTTTCTTTGTCCTCTGTCTTTTCACCCTTTATGGTTAAATCCTTCACATAATCAATACACCGTATGTCCTTGCCGCTTACCGAGAATTTTTTCTGGCAAGTCTCCCTCCAAGCGCAGATGGCGCAGTTGGTCTTTTCATGCATTGGCTCCTCCTCTATCGAGGGAATCTTTCAGACTTTTATTCCAAAAGAAGCTCAGCGCTGTCCCGATGTTCGCCTCGATGCTCTCTTTTGAGTTTATTATAAAGATTTTTCCGCTTATATGAAACAGCTCTCTTTCGATCCTCTCAACCGGCGACGGGCCTTTATACCGCCTTTGCAGTTCCGCCCCGAACATGGGGACTATCTTGTCCTTCATCCTGAGTTCAGTGTCGTCAAGGAAGATCGATATGTCCGGCGACAGATCTTCCGCGCGGTCCAGAAATGCGGTGATCTCCCTGTCGTAGATCTGTTTCGGCGGAGAGGACTTGACCTCCATGTAAAGGACCGAGGATTCGATCTTTGCGACAATGTCATAGTCGCCTCCGACTTTGGGCCTTTTGAATTTCACTCCCCACACGGCCTCAGCCTCAAACTCTCTTTGAATTAA is drawn from Nitrospirota bacterium and contains these coding sequences:
- a CDS encoding elongation factor Ts, with the translated sequence MITADAVKKLREQTGAGMMECKKALTESGGDFDKAVDLLRQKGLAAAAKKAGRIAAEGVIALRISGTTGVLVEVNSETDFVAKNEEFQKFAGDIAELVSHQNPADIQILSNLTLGNATVEAKRQELIQKIGENLSVRRFVRFETSGKIASYLHGTRIGVIVDYEGGDEQLGKDLAMQVAASTPLYLNRETVPAEDLDRERAIFEAQAKESGKPANVVGKIVEGKLEKFFGDTCLVDQLFIKDPDGKQKVKDILKGAVIRRFARFQVGEGIEKKKENFCEEVASQLK
- a CDS encoding phosphoglycerate kinase; protein product: MENGHSVPIKGVLNKLSIRDLDIKDKRVFIRVDFNVPLDENLNITDDRRIRSALPTINYAIDEGAKIILASHLGRPKGKPDKRYSLISVARRLQRLIKKEVKFLPDCIGPETEAAVGKMSGGDIMLIENLRFHPEEEKNDEEFSKKLASIADYYVNDAFGAAHRSHASITGITKFLPAAAGFLLQKEIEYLQGVTTHPVRPFVAILGGAKVSGKIDVIKNLEKKVDKVIVGGGMAFTFLKAMGYNVGDSLVENEMLGLANEIIKSVTSKGIKFYLPVDCVIAQSIEPGAETKLVTAQEIPNGWKAVDIGPASVKLFSEALESAKTILWNGPMGVFEVDAFSRGTFAIAHAVADAYALTIVGGGDTDLAVSRAGVAESISFISTGGGAALELLEGRELPGLMALTEK
- the gap gene encoding type I glyceraldehyde-3-phosphate dehydrogenase, with translation MALRVGINGFGRIGRNFFRICSKEPAIEIVGLNDLTDAKTLAHILRYDSVHGTFDADIKVKENSLVVNGREIKVTALTDPAQLPWKDLKVDVVLESTGRFVDKAGASKHLDAGAGWAIISAPAKEPDATICMGVNEETLDVSKHKIISNASCTTNCLAPIAKVIDQKFTIKRGLMTTIHSYTNDQRILDLPHKDLRRTRAAALSMIPTTTGAAKAVSLVLPHLKGKLDGFAMRVPTPNVSVVDLVADVEKEVTAESVNAALKEAAEGQLKGILQYCDEPLVSIDFNGNPHSSIVDAELTKVMQGNMVKVLSWYDNEWGYSTRLKDLMLYIEKKR
- a CDS encoding metallophosphoesterase, which encodes MSKFLAFFFLIYGLLHVYAFFKARSAFKFKIKKAVPLIAFMAVMIFSPFIIYSSERHGFEFIARVMSYIGYLWMGALFLFVSASVVFELCRSIGFIVKRNLSTAFTSPKISFFVPLLLSITISAYGYFDAKDIRVEHVTFKTAKLPANISSLKIAQISDVHIGLIIREERLKRILGKVKAANPDILVSTGDLVDGQINRLEGLEKLLNEVNPRYGKFAITGNHEYYAGLKQALDFTTKGGFKILRGETVNAAGINIAGVDDPAGEAFGLYKNISEKELLSGLDHGKFTLLLKHRPFADKDSAGLFDLQLSGHTHKGQIFPFSLLTKFYYPSDSGLSNPLANSYLYVSRGTGTWGPPVRFLSHPEVTLIELERE
- the frr gene encoding ribosome recycling factor; its protein translation is MQKEVKKRLLDKMEKAIEALKKDLGAIRTGRASLSVFDGITMDYFGTPTPINHVATLSVPESRLITIQPWDPKIIADIERAIQKSDLGLNPSNDGKIIRIAIPPLTEERRKDIVKHVHKRGEEAKVAIRNIRRDANEEIKKLEKDKHISEDDTKRSTEEIQKTTDIYIKKVDDVIYHKETEVMEV
- the scpB gene encoding SMC-Scp complex subunit ScpB produces the protein MEDREAKSIIEAILFIAAEPLTVDSLKNILEMDKVEVERLVKELVSDYMINNTGLLIAEVAEGVQMATNPACAPWVKKLLSTAVPTKLSQPSLETLAIIAYKQPIIKAEIEAIRGVNSDGVVKTLLERKLIKLLGRKEVPGRPLMYGTTKEFLQYFGLKDLTELPTLKEFQEFEVPEAPEYLPEGVETQETFAEEEYDSMVPDDPALSETQPAEETEGGAEQFTEEQAADEAAPQEEK
- a CDS encoding UMP kinase; its protein translation is MARARFKRVLLKLSGEALMGSKNFGIDQKVVQYISKELKGISRMGVQIAIVIGGGNIFRGLEASAEGMERTSADYMGMLATALNALALQNALEVNGMPTRVLSAIEMRELAEPYIRRRAVRHLEKGRFIIFACGTGNPYFTTDTAAALRAMEIGADIILKATKVDGVYTSDPMKDPSAKRFSEITYIDVLKKGLKVMDSTAISLCMDNNLPIMVFSLMKRGNIKKVLEGKKIGTVVKGGIPHAKRG